The genomic DNA CCAGGTGCGCACTTTGCCCACTCCACGTTGAGGATCAGGTGGTCGTAGCCGAAGCCGGAGACGCCGGCGATGGCTCTGGCAGCGTCCTCGCGCCGGTGGAAACTGATGAAGGCGAAACCCTGCGGGAAAAACGGGATCAAACCATGGGAAAACGGGAAAAAACTGATCAAACcccaggaaaatgggaaaaaaaatggggaaaatgggaaaaaaatggatcAAACCCCGGGAAAACGGGAAAAAACGGGAtcaaaaatggggaaaatgggaaaaaaacgGATCAAACCCCGGGAAAACGGCaacaaatccagggaaaaacGGGATCAGACCccaggaaaatggggaaaaaaaggcgGGAAAACCAGGATCAAACTGTGGGAAAACGGGTGGGAAAAGCGGGATCAAACCCtgggaaattgggaaaaaaaggagggaaaagcagggcaggaaaaatGGGATCAAACCCCGGGAAAAcgggaaaaaaagagcaggaaaagcaggatcaAACCCCAGGAAAAAGGCGGGAAAAGCGGGATCAAACAGTGGGAAAAGGGCGGGAAAAAAAGGCGGGAaaagcagggcaggaaaagcaggatcaAACCCcgggaaaagcaggaaaaaaaggcgggaaaagcaggaaaaaggcGGGAAAAGCAGGATAAAAGGcgggaaaagcagggaaaaggcGGGAAAGGTGAGAGGAGGGGGCGGGGCCCCGCAGGTGACCTTGGACTGCCCCGTGGTTTTGTCCTTGGCCAGGTAAATGCGGGAGATGGAGCCGAAGGGGCggaacagctcctgcaggtcGGTCTCGCGCGTGTCCTCCGACAGGTTGGTGACGCGGATGGTGGCGTTGTCATCGGCTGAGGACAGGGGAGGGCTCAGCTCAGGGCTCAGGTGTGTCCCCAaggtgcccaggtgtgcccaggtgtgtccccagctgtccccagagtgcccaggtgtgtccccagagtgctcaggtgtgtccccaaggtgcccaggtgtgtccccaggtgtccccaggtgtatccccaggtgtccccaggtgtgttccagctgtccccagctgtcccaggtgtgtcccaggtgtcccagctgtccccaggtgtgtcccaggtgtcccaggtgtgtccccagctgtcccaggtgtgtccccagctgtccccaggtgtccccagctgtccccaggtgtgtccccagctgtccccaggtgtccccaggtgtcccaggtgtgctCACCTCTCCTGTTGGGCTGCAtgctctcccctctcctgctggcCCCGTCCCTCAGGCTGGGCGGGACGTACTTGCCCGTCTTGCTCACCTGGGCAGCCACCGGCTCCGGCTCTGCAGGTGGGGACAGGTGGGGACAGGTGAGGATGGATGGGGACAGGTGAGGACAGGTGGGGATGGATTGGGACAGGTGGGGATGGATGGGACAGGTGAGCACAggtggggatggatggggaCAAGTGAGGACAGGTGAGGATGGATTGGGACAGGTGAGGGACAGGTGAGGGACAGGTGGGGACAGGTGGGGACAGGTGAGGACAGGTGNNNNNNNNNNNNNNNNNNNNNNNNNNNNNNNNNNNNNNNNNNNNNNNNNNNNNNNNNNNNNNNNNNNNNNNNNNNNNNNNNNNNNNNNNNNNNNNNNNNNNNNNNNNNNNNNNNNNNNNNNNNNNNNNNNNNNNNNNNNNNNNNNNNNNNNNNNNNNNNNNNNNNNNNNNNNNNNNNNNNNNNNNNNNNNNNNNNNNNNNNNNNNNNNNNNNNNNNNNNNNNNNNNNNNNNNNNNNNNNNNNNNNNNNNNNNNNNNNNNNNNNNNNNNNNNNNNNNNNNNNNNNNNNNNNNNNNNNNNNNNNNNNNNNNNNNNNNNNNNNNNNNNNNNNNNNNNNNNNNNNNNNNNNNNNNNNNNNNNNNNNNNNNNNNNNNNNNNNNNNNNNNNNNNNNNNNNNNNNNNNNNNNNNNNNNNNNNNNNNNNNNNNNNNNNNNNNNNNNNNNNNNNNNNNNNNNNNNNNNNNNNNNNNNNNNNNNNNNNNNNNNNNNNNNNNNNNNNNNNNNNNNNNNNNNNNNNNNNNNNNNNNNNNNNNNNNNNNNNNNNNNNNNNNNACCACCGCTCACAGAACCACACAGAAAACGGGGAAAAAAcgggaaaaattcccaaaattcccaaaaaaagcAGGATTCAGGTTCCTACCCCCTGGaagtttctccttttcccccgtggacagccccagctgctcgGCCAGCTCCTTCTGCATGGGCCCCAGCGTGTCCTTGTAGGGGCAGCGCGTGGTCCAGTGGTCGCCCTTGCAGATGCGGCAGGACACGATCTTCTGACCCTTCAGCTTGTTCATGGggtcctcctcctcctggcagTTCAGGTCCTGTGGGGCAGGTGAGGGCACCTGAGTGtacctgggcacacctgggcaccccTGATAaccccctggggacacccagggatgTTCATGGggtcctcctgctcctggcagttCAGGTCCTGTGGGGCAGGTgaggacacctggggacacctgagtgtacctggggacacctggggacacttggggacacccagggatgTTCATGGggtcctcctgctcctggcagttCAGGTCCTGTGGGGCAGGTgaggacacctggggacacctgagtgtacctggggacacctggggacacttAGGGACACCCagaacacacctggggacacctggcacacctggggacacacctgtCCCAGATGCCCccacctgtcccaggtgtccccaggtgtgtttttggtgtccccaggtgtgttttgggtgtccccaggtgtccccaggtgtgtttttggtgtccccaggtgtccccaggtgtgttttgggtgtccccaggtgtgNNNNNNNNNNNNNNNNNNNNNNNNNNNNNNNNNNNNNNNNNNNNNNNNNNNNNNNNNNNNNNNNNNNNNNNNNNNNNNNNNNNNNNNNNNNNNNNNNNNNNNNNNNNNNNNNNNNNNNNNNNNNNNNNNNNNNNNNNNNNNNNNNNNNNNNNNNNNNNNNNNNNNNNNNNNNNNNNNNNNNNNNNNNNNNNNNNNNNNNNNNNNNNNNNNNNNNNNNNNNNNNNNNNNNNNNNNNNNNNNNNNNNNNNNNNNNNNNNNNNNNNNNNNNNNNNNNNNNNNNNNNNNNNNNNNNNNNNNNNNNNNNNNNNNNNNNNNNNNNNNNNNNNNNNNNNNNNNNNNNNNNNNNNNNNNNNNNNNNNNNNNNNNNNNNNNNNNNNNNNNNNNNNNNNNNNNNNNNNNNNNNNNNNNNNNNNNNNNNNNNNNNNNNNNNNNNNNNNNNNNNNNNNNNNNNNNNNNNNNNNNNNNNNNNNNNNNNNNNNNNNNNNNNNNNNNNNNNNNNNNNNNNNNNNNNNNNNNNNNNNNNNNNNNNNNNNNNNNNNNNNNNNNNNNNNNNNNNNNNNNNNNNNNNNNNNNNNNNNNNNNNNNNNNNNNNNNNNNNNNNNNNNNNNNNNNNNNNNNNNNNNNNNNNNNNNNNNNNNNNNNNNNNNNNNNNNNNNNNNNNNNNNNNNNNNNNNNNNNNNNNNNNNNNNNNNNNNNNNNNNNNNNNNNNNNNNNNNNNNNNNNNNNNNNNNNNNNNNNNNNNNNNNNNNNNNNNNNNNNNNNNNNNNNNNNNNNNNNNNNNNNNNNNNNNNNNNNNNNNNNNNNNNNNNNNNNNNNNNNNNNNNNNNNNNNNNNNNNNNNNNNNNNNNNNNNNNNNNNNNNNNNNNNNNNNNNNNNNNNNNNNNNNNNNNNNNNNNNNNNNNNNNNNNNNNNNNNNNNNNNNNNNNNNNNNNNNNNNNNNNNNNNNNNNNNNNNNNNNNNNNNNNNNNNNNNNNNNNNNNNNNNNNNNNNNNNNNNNNNNNNNNNNNNNNNNNNNNNNNNNNNNNNNNNNNNNNNNNNNNNNNNNNNNNNNNNNNNNNNNNNNNNNNNNNNNNNNNNNNNNNNNNNNNNNNNNNNNNNNNNNNNNNNNNNNNNNNNNNNNNNNNNNNNNNNNNNNNNNNNNNNNNNNNNNNNNNNNNNNNNNNNNNNNNNNNNNNNNNNNNNNNNNNNNNNNNNNNNNNNNNNNNNNNNNNNNNNNNNNNNNNNNNNNNNNNNNNNNNNNNNNNNNNNNNNNNNNNNNNNNNNNNNNNNNNNNNNNNNNNNNNNNNNNNNNNNNNNNNNNNNNNNNNNNNNNNNNNNNNNNNNNNNNNNNNNNNNNNNNNNNNNNNNNNNNNNNNNNNNNNNNNNNNNNNNNNNNNNNNNNNNNNNNNNNNNNNNNNNNNNNNNNNNNNNNNNNNNNNNNNNNNNNNNNNNNNNNNNNNNNNNNNNNNNNNNNNNNNNNNNNNNNNNNNNNNNNNNNNNNNNNNNNNNNNNNNNNNNNNNNNNNNNNNNNNNNNNNNNNNNNNNNNNNNNNNNNNNNNNNNNNNNNNNNNNNNNNNNNNNNNNNNNNNNNNNNNNNNNNNNNNNNNNNNNNNNNNNNNNNNNNNcacctgagctcacctgagCCCACCTGAGCCCACCAGACCCTACCTGAGcccacctgagctcacctgaTCTCACCTGACcccacctgagctcacctgaccccacctgagctcacctgaCCCCACCTGAGcccacctgagctcacctgagCCCACCAGACCCTACCTGAGCCCACCAGACCCTACCTGAGCCCCCACCTGAGCCTCACCTGAGcccacctgagctcacctgagCCCCACCTGATctcacctgagctcacctgagCCCACCTGACCTCACCTGAGCCCCACCTGAGCTCACCAGACCCTACCTGAGCTCACCTGAGCCCCCACCTGATctcacctgagctcacctgagCCCCCACCTGATctcacctgagctcacctgagCCCACCTGACCTCACCTGAGCcccacctgagctcacctgagCCCACCTGACCTCACCTGAGCCCCACCTGACCTCACCTGAGCCCACCTGACctcacctgagctcacctgagCCCACCAGACCCTACCTGACCTCACCTGAGCCCCCACCTGAGCTCACCCGAGCCCCCACCTGACCTCACCTGAGCCCACCTGACCTCACCTGAGCCCCCACCTGACCTCACCTGAGCCCACCTGAGCCCCACCTGAGCCCACCTGAGCCCCACCTGAGCCCACCTGAGCTCACCAGACAccacctgagctcacctgagctcacctgagCCCCCACCTGATCTCACCAGACcccacctgagctcacctgagCCCACCTGAGCTCACCAGACCCCACCTGAGCCCACCTGAGCTCACCAGACcccacctgagctcacctgagCCCCCACCTGACCTCACCTGAGCCCACCTGAGCCCCCAGCTCACCTTGACCTTGCGCCCGTCCTCCTCCTCGCGGTACTCGGTGATGGTTTTGATGTTGCCATTGACGANNNNNNNNNNNNNNNNNNNNNNNNNNNNNNNNNNNNNNNNNNNNNNNNNNNNNNNNNNNNNNNNNNNNNNNNNNNNNNNNNNNNNNNNNNNNNNNNNNNNNNNNNNNNNNNNNNNNNNNNNNNNNNNNNNNNNNNNNNNNNNNNNNNNNNNNNNNNNNNNNNNNNNNNNNNNNNNNNNNNNNNNNNNNNNNNNNNNNNNNNNNNNNNNNNNNNNNNNNNNNNNNNNNNNNNNNNNNNNNNNNNNNNNNNNNNNNNNNNNNNNNNNNNNNNNNNNNNNNNNNNNNNNNNNNNNNNNNNNNNNNNNNNNNNNNNNNNNNNNNNNNNNNNNNNNNNNNNNNNNNNNNNNNNNNNNNNNNNNNNNNNNNNNNNNNNNNNNNNNNNNNNNNNNNNNNNNNNNNNNNNNNNNNNNNNNNNNNNNNNNNNNNNNNNNNNNNNNNNNNNNNNNNNNNNNNNNNNNNNNNNNNNNNNNNNNNNNNNNNNNNNNNNNNNNNNNNNNNNNNNNNNNNNNNNNNNNNNNNNNNNNNNNNNNNNNNNNNNNNNNNNNNNNNNNNNNNNNNNNNNNNNNNNNNNNNNNNNNNNNNNNNNNNNNNNNNNNNNNNNNNNNNNNNNNNNNNNNNNNNNNNNNNNNNNNNNNNNNNNNNNNNNNNNNNNNNNNNNNNNNNNNNNNNNNNNNNNNNNNNNNNNNNNNNNNNNNNNNNNNNNNNNNNNNNNNNNNNNNNNNNNNNNCCCAGGTGTGTTTGggggtgtcccaggtgtgtcccaggtgtccccaggtgtgtttgggggtgtccccaggtgtcactCACCatcttctcctccctcctcctccacctggTCAGCCCAGCTGGGCttggagctgtggggacacaaCGGCCTCAGGTCCCTCTGTCCttctgtgtccatctgtcccttcctgtccatctgtcccttcctgtccctgtgcagctctgtcccctcctgtccctctgtccttctgtgtccatctgtccctgtgcagctctgtcccctcctgtctgtctgtcccctcctgtccctgggtccttctgtgtctgtgtccctctgtctgttcctctgtccttctgtcctctcctgtccctgtgtcctgtcctgtccctctgtctgtctgtccctgtgtcctgtcccccCCCAGCGCCGCCCCCTTCCCCTCACGGCCACAGCCCCGCCCGAAtccccccgggacccccgaACCGAGAGCTCCGGaacccccgggacccccgggatACCGAACCGAGACCCCCGGGACACCGAACCGGGACCAATCGGGACCTTCGGGACCCCCGAGACACCAAACCGAGACCAAtcgggacccccgggaccccggATCGGGACCCACCGAGCCGCACAACCGGGACCCCCCCCCCCCTCACCACAGCTACAGGCCCGATGCGCCCTCCGCTCCTGCTCCGCGCCCAGCGCCGCTCCCCATCCCGGTTCCCGCCCCCAATCTCGGTTCCCGCCCCCAATCCCGCTCCCCAGCGCCGCTCCCGGTGCCGTTCCCGCAGTTTCTCGCCCTCACTCGTACTCCCCGGTCGGCATCGCCTCCGCCTCCCTCACGCCGCCACACCGGAAAGACCGCCCGCCACTTCCGGCCCGCGCGCGTCACTTCCGGCGGGGGGGAGGCGGGAAAGCGCTCGCGCGGGGCATGGCGGGAAGCGGTTGCTAAGCAACGCCCCCATGAGGCTTGCGGCCTACTCGTAGCGCGGCGGGAGAGAATCGGCTtctaatttataatttataggCGCgatttatttgaagaaatattaCAACATATAAAAACTACATAAAGTATCGAGTTCCACCTTGTACAAAGCGGCCGCGGGGGGTTGGGTACAATGCGGTAAAAATgaggagcggggccgggccctGAGGGGGGGTTGGGTCAGCACTGAGAGCGCTGAGGgcaaggaatttaaaaataaaattaaaaaaataaacgAAAGGCAGAGAGgtaaagtgttttttaaaagaaaaaaaaatagaagaagaagaagaaaaggcagaaaaaaaaatccagggggaaaaagaaaaaaaaagggaaaaaaagctttggatacaaaggaaaataaggggttaaaaaagagaaagaaaaaataggaaaaaggaggaaaaaaaggagaaagaaagaagggatgtaaagaagggagaaaaacagaaaagggggaaaagagaaaaaaaatatagaggaaaaaataaaaaaagagaggaaaatacggaaaaaaaatgaggaaaatacgGAAAAAAAAcgaggaaaaaacagaaaaaaaagaggaaaaaactcaaaaaaaaattcaaaaaagggaaaataaaagcgAAACGAAACCAAAGTGAAGCAAAAAGGCCAAAAATCATCCCCAAATCAGCCAGGCCACCCCCGAGGGCTCCGTGTCCGGTGGCCGGGGACTCAGGCCGCCGCTTCCATCGGCTCCGGACGCGCCACGCGGGGACCTGGGGACACCACGGGGACACCACGGGGACAGGTGAGGTCACTCAGGGGTCAGGGGACACTCAGGGGACACTCAGGACACTCAGGGGTCAGTTATggtcactcaggggtcactcaggggtcaGAGGTCACTCAGaggtcactcaggggtcactcagggtcactcaggggtcactcaggggtcaGTTATGGTCACTCAGGGTCACTCAGGGTCACTCAGaggtcactcaggggtcactcaggggtcaGTTATGGTCACTCAGGGTCACTCAGaggtcactcaggggtcactcAGGGAACACTCAGGGGTCAGAGGTCACTCAGGGGTCAGAGGTCACTCAGAGGTCACTCAGGGTCACTCAGGGGACACTCAGGGGTCAGTTATGGTCACTCagggtcactcaggggtcactcagggtcactcaggggtcagaggtcactcaggggtcactcAGGGTCACTCAGGGTCACTCAGGGGNNNNNNNNNNNNNNNNNNNNNNNNNNNNNNNNNNNNNNNNNNNNNNNNNNNNNNNNNNNNNNNNNNNNNNNNNNNNNNNNNNNNNNNNNNNNNNNNNNNNNNNNNNNNNNNNNNNNNNNNNNNNNNNNNNNNNNNNNNNNNNNNNNNNNNNNNNNNNNNNNNNNNNNNNNNNNNNNNNNNNNNNNNNNNNNNNNNNNNNNNNNNNNNNNNNNNNNNNNNNNNNNNNNNNNNNNNNNNNNNNNNNNNNNNNNNNNNNNNNNNNNNNNNNNNNNNNNNNNNNNNNNNNNNNNNNNNNNNNNNNNNNNNNNNNNNNNNNNNNNNNNNNNNNNNNNNNNNNNNNNNNNNNNNNNNNNNNNNNNNNNNNNNNNNNNNNNNNNNNNNNNNNNNNNNNNNNNNNNNNNNNNNNNNNNNNNNNNNNNNNNNNNNNNNNNNNNNNNNNNNNNNNNNNNNNNNNNNNNNNNNNNNNNNNNNNNNNNNNNNNNNNNNNNNNNNNNNNNNNNNNNNNNNNNNNNNNNNNNNNNNNNNNNNNNNNNNNNNNNNNNNNNNNNNNNNNNNNNNNNNNNNNNNNNNNNNNNNNNNNNNNNNNNNNNNNNNNNNNNNNNNNNNNNNNNNNNNNNNNNNNNNNNNNNNNNNNNNNNNNNNNNNNNNNNNNNNNNNNNNNNNNNNNNNNNNNNNNNNNNNNNNNNNNNNNNNNNNNNNNNNNNNNNNNNNNNNNNNNNNNNNNNNNNNNNNNNNNNNNNNNNNNNNNNNNNNNNNNNNNNNNNNNNNNNNNNNNNNNNNNNNNNNNNNNNNNNNNNNNNNNNNNNNNNNNNNNNNNNNNNNNNNNNNNNNNNNNNNNNNNNNNNNNNNNNNNNNNNNNNNNNNNNNNNNNNNNNNNNNNNNNNNNNNNNNNNNNNNNNNNNNNNNNNNNNNNNNNNNNNNNNNNNNNNNNNNNNNNNNNNNNNNNNNNNNNNNNNNNNNNNNNNNNNNNNNNNNNNNNNNNNNNNNNNNNNNNNNNNNNNNNNNNNNNNNNNNNNNNNNNNNNNNNNNNNNNNNNNNNNNNNNNNNNNNNNNNNNNNNNNNNNNNNNNNNNNNNNNNNNNNNNNNNNNNNNNNNNNNNNNNNNNNNNNNNNNNNNNNNNNNNNNNNNNNNNNNNNNNNNNNNNNNNNNNNNNNNNNNNNNNNNNNNNNNNNNNNNNNNNNNNNNNNNNNNNNNNNNNNNNNNNNNNNNNNNNNNNNNNNNNNNNNNNNNNNNNNNNNNNNNNNNNNNNNNNNNNNNNNNNNNNNNNNNNNNNNNNNNNNNNNNNNNNNNNNNNNNNNNNNNNNNNNNNNNNNNNNNNNNNNNNNNNNNNNNNNNNNNNNNNNNNNNNNNNNNNNNNNNNNNNNNNNNNNNNNNNNNNNNNNNNNNNNNNNNNNNNNNNNNNNNNNNNNNNNNNNNNNNNNNNNNNNNNNNNNNNNNNNNNNNNNNNNNNNNNNNNNNNNNNNNNNNNNNNNNNNNNNNNNNNNNNNNNNNNNNNNNNNNNNNNNNNNNNNNNNNNNNNNNNNNNNNNNNNNNNNNNNNNNNNNNNNNNNNNNNNNNNNNNNNNNNNNNNNNNNNNNNNNNNNNNNNNNNNNNNNNNNNNNNNNNNNNNNNNNNNNNNNNNNNNNNNNNNNNNNNNNNNNNNNNNNNNNNNNNNNNNNNNNNNNNNNNNNNNNNNNNNNNNNNNNNNNNNNNNNNNNNNNNNNNNNNNNNNNNNNNNNNNNNNNNNNNNNNNNNNNNNNNNNNNNNNNNNNNNNNNNNNNNNNNNNNNNNNNNNNNNNNNNNNNNNNNNNNNNNNNNNNNNNNNNNNNNNNNNNNNNNNNNNNNNNNNNNNNNNNNNNNNNNNNNNNNNNNNNNNNNNNNNNNNNNNNNNNNNNNNNNNNNNNNNNNNNNNNNNNNNNNNNNNNNNNNNNNNNNNNNNNNNNNNNNNNNNNNNNNNNNNNNNNNNNNNNNNNNNNNNNNNNNNNNNNNNNNNNNNNNNNNNNNNNNNNNNNNNNNNNNNNNNNNNNNNNNNNNNNNNNNNNNNNNNNNNNNNNNNNNNNNNNNNNNNNNNNNNNNNNNNNNNNNNNNNNNNNNNNNNNNNNNNNNNNNNNNNNNNNNNNNNNNNNNNNNNNNNNNNNNNNNNNNNNNNNNNNNNNNNNNNNNNNNNNNNNNNNNNNNNNNNNNNNNNNNNNNNNNNNNNNNNNNNNNNNNNNNNNNNNNNNNNNNNNNNNNNNNNNNNNNNNNNNNNNNNNNNNNNNNNNNNNNNNNNNNNNNNNNNNNNNNNNNNNNNNNNNNNNNNNNNNNNNNNNNNNNNNNNNNNNNNNNNNNNNNNNNNNNNNNNNNNNNNNNNNNNNNNNNNNNNNNNNNNNNNNNNNNNNNNNNNNNNNNNNNNNNNNNNNNNNNNNNNNNNNNNNNNNNNNNNNNNNNNNNNNNNNNNNNNNNNNNNNNNNNNNNNNNNNNNNNNNNNNNNNNNNNNNNNNNNNNNNNNNNNNNGGGGTGTGGGACACCCAGTGAGGGGTGTTTGGTATCAATGGAGGGTGTTGGGATCCACTGGGACCCATTTGGATCCACTGGGACCCGTTTGGACCTGTTGGGATCAGTTTGGATCCACTGGGACCCGTTTGGACCCGTTTGGATCAGTTTGGATCAGTTTGGATCAGTTTGGATGGACTGGGATCAGTTTGGATCCGTTTGGGATCAGTTTGGATCAGTTTGGACCCGTTTGGATCAGTTTGGATCCATTTGGATCCGTTTGGGATCCATTCCCACCTTGCAGATGTGGTCCCTGAGGATGGGCTGGTACTGGGAGCCGTTTGGGATCCGTTTGGATCAGTTTGGATGGACTGGGATCAGTTTGGATCAGTTTGGATCAATTTGGATCAGTTTGGACCCACTGGGATCAGTTTGGATCAGTTTGGATCCATTTGGATCAGTTTGGGATCAGTTTGGATCCTGTTTGGATCAGTTTGGATCCCATTTGGATCAGTTTGGACCCACTGGGATCAGTTTGGACCCGTTTGGATCAGTTTGGATCAGTTTGGATCAGTTGGGATCCATTCCCACCTTGCAGATGTGGTCCCTGAGGATGGGCTGGTACTGGGACCCGTTTGGGATCCGTTTGGATCAGTTTGGATCAATTTGGATCAGTTTGGACCCACTGGGATCAGTTTGGATCAGTTTGGGATCAGTTTGGATCCGTTTGGATCAGTTTGGGATCAGTTTGGATCCTGTTTGGATCCGTTTGGATCCCATTTGGATCAGTTTGGACCCACTGGGATCCATTCCCACCTTGCAGATGTGGTCCCTGAGGATGGGCTGGTACTGGGAGCCACTGGGATCAGTTTGGATGGACTGGGACCCGTTTGGATCCTGTTTGGATCCCATTTGGATCAGTTGGGATCCATTCCCACCTTGCAGATGTGGTCCCTGAGGATGGGCTGGTACTGGGAGCCGCGGATCTGCCGCTGGAACCAGGACTGGGGCTCGCCGTTGTAGGAGATCTCCAGCGCCGCGGCGCCGTTGCGGATCTCGGGCAGGTCCGACATGGTGTCCCGAACCGTGATGGTGCGGAACGGGCCCGAGTACGTCCTGGGGACAATCCCCAGGGGAATTCACAAACTGAAATTCCCGAGAGGAATTCACAAACCACAAATCCCAAACCACAATTCCCAACTCACAATTCCCAATAGGAATTCACAAACTGCAAATTCCCAATCGGAATTCACAAACTGCAATTCCCAAACCCTAAATTCCCAACTCACAATTCACAAACCACAATTCCCAATCGGAATTCACAAACCACAAATCCCAAACCACAATTCCCAACTCACAATTCCCAAACTCCAAATTCCCGAGAGGAATTCACAAACCACAAATCCCAAACCACAAATCCCAAACTCCAAATTCCCAACTCACAATTCCCAACCGGAATTCACAAACTGCAATTCCCAAACTCCAAATTCCCAACTCACAATTCCCAAACCACAAATCCCAAACTCCAAATTCCCAACCGGAATTCACAAACCACAAATCCCAAACCACAATTCCCGAACCACAATTCCCAACCGGAATTCACAAACTGCAAATTCCCAAACTCCAAATTCCCAACTCACAATTCCCAAACCTCAATTCCCAAANNNNNNNNNNNNNNNNNNNNNNNNNNNNNNNNNNNNNNNNNNNNNNNNNNNNNNNNNNNNNNNNNNNNNNNNNNNNNNNNNNNNNNNNNNNNNNNNNNNNNNNNNNNNNNNNNNNNNNNNNNNNNNNNNNNNNNNNNNNNNNNNNNNNNNNNNNNNNNNNNNNNNNNNNNNNNNNNNNNNNNNNNNNNNNNNNNNNNNNNNNNNNNNNNNNNNNNNNNNNNNNNNNNNNNNNNNNNNNNNNNNNNNNNNNNNNNNNNNNNNNNNNNNNNNNNNNNNNNNNNNNNN from Parus major isolate Abel unplaced genomic scaffold, Parus_major1.1 Scaffold497, whole genome shotgun sequence includes the following:
- the EIF3G gene encoding eukaryotic translation initiation factor 3 subunit G, which encodes MPTGEYDSKPSWADQVEEEGGEDVVNGNIKTITEYREEEDGRKVKVSWGLRWAQVRSGGGSGELRWGLVSSGGLRWGLVSSGVPGVPRCVLGVPKCPQVSPGTLRCPQVSSPAPQDLNCQEQEDPMNIPGCPQVSPGVPRYTQVSPGVLTCPTGPELPGAGGPHEHPWVSPGGYQGCPGVPRYTQVPSPAPQDLNCQEEEDPMNKLKGQKIVSCRICKGDHWTTRCPYKDTLGPMQKELAEQLGLSTGEKEKLPGEPEPVAAQVSKTGKYVPPSLRDGASRRGESMQPNRRADDNATIRVTNLSEDTRETDLQELFRPFGSISRIYLAKDKTTGQSKGFAFISFHRREDAARAIAGVSGFGYDHLILNVEWAKCA